In Massilia violaceinigra, one DNA window encodes the following:
- the hemW gene encoding radical SAM family heme chaperone HemW — MIPIKVAGSAVKTEPRSPAASALQYLQPGALNLAALPPLSLYIHYPWCVKKCPYCDFNSHEARGELPEEEYLDALRLDLEQSLPLIWGRKIYTIFIGGGTPSLMSAKGLDRLMSDVRTLLPLDVDAEVTMEANPGTFEAEKFKSFRASGINRLSIGIQSFSGKHLKALGRIHDDNEARRAVEIAHANFDNFNLDLMYALPSQTLEEARHDLETALSFAPPHLSLYHLTMEPNTLFAKYPPALPDDDASADMQDMIALETAAAGYGHYEVSAYAQPGRRAKHNVNYWEFGDYLGIGAGAHSKISFPHRVLRQARYKQPKAFIEAARAGNPVQEEREIGRADMGFEFMLNTLRLTEGFSPNLFGERTGMGINAIEQTLNAAEAKGLIYRDHKIIRPTELGQRFLNDLQEMFLSA, encoded by the coding sequence ATGATTCCGATCAAAGTCGCCGGCAGCGCCGTCAAGACCGAGCCCCGCTCGCCGGCCGCCAGCGCCCTGCAGTACCTGCAGCCGGGCGCCTTGAACCTGGCCGCGCTGCCGCCGCTGTCGCTGTACATCCACTATCCGTGGTGCGTGAAGAAGTGCCCGTACTGCGACTTCAATTCGCACGAGGCACGCGGCGAGCTGCCGGAAGAGGAATACCTGGATGCGCTGCGGCTCGATCTGGAGCAGTCGCTGCCGCTGATCTGGGGCCGCAAGATCTACACCATCTTTATCGGCGGCGGTACGCCGAGCCTGATGTCGGCCAAGGGCCTGGACCGCCTGATGTCGGATGTGCGCACCCTGCTGCCGCTGGATGTGGATGCGGAAGTGACGATGGAAGCCAATCCGGGCACGTTTGAGGCCGAAAAATTCAAGTCGTTCCGCGCCAGCGGCATCAACCGCCTGTCGATCGGGATTCAGAGCTTCAGCGGCAAGCACCTCAAGGCGCTGGGGCGGATCCATGACGACAACGAGGCGCGCCGGGCGGTCGAGATCGCGCATGCGAACTTCGACAACTTCAATCTCGATCTGATGTATGCCTTGCCGTCGCAGACCCTGGAAGAAGCACGGCACGACCTGGAAACGGCGCTGTCGTTCGCGCCGCCGCACCTGTCGCTGTACCACCTGACGATGGAGCCGAACACGCTGTTCGCCAAGTATCCGCCGGCGCTGCCGGATGACGATGCCAGCGCCGACATGCAGGACATGATCGCGCTGGAGACGGCGGCGGCGGGATACGGGCATTACGAAGTGTCGGCGTACGCGCAGCCGGGGCGGCGCGCGAAGCACAATGTGAATTACTGGGAGTTCGGCGATTATCTCGGCATTGGCGCGGGCGCGCACTCGAAGATCTCGTTCCCGCACCGGGTGCTGCGCCAGGCGCGCTACAAGCAGCCCAAGGCGTTTATCGAGGCGGCGCGGGCCGGTAATCCGGTGCAGGAAGAACGCGAGATCGGGCGCGCGGATATGGGGTTCGAGTTCATGCTCAATACCTTGCGCCTGACCGAAGGGTTTTCACCGAACCTGTTCGGCGAACGCACCGGCATGGGGATCAATGCGATCGAG
- a CDS encoding transporter, giving the protein MTQACAPEAALLEIDKVEVSYGSDPSGLVWGYLFGVSPEALAIDSAAALAWMRDHAANNPSQFIWLHFNLSNAASEKWLTTHANLADEFYETLHTGSRSTRIELAEDTLIAVVNDVLHNFSFEESDISTLWVSVARNVVVSARRKPLQSIERVRQAVRQGEPVRSSVELLIHLLRDQADVLVKIVRDAVERVDDIEDKLLADRPTAKREDLGAMRRVLVRLQRLLAPEPAALFRLLQRPPSWMADLDTQELREATEEFSVVLSDMSSLQERIKLLQEEIAARVSEETGRSLFILTIVTVLALPINIIAGMLGMNVGGIPLAHHPAGFWIIAGIIATFTVVAGWLVTRAARRLR; this is encoded by the coding sequence ATGACGCAAGCATGCGCGCCGGAGGCTGCCTTGCTTGAGATCGACAAGGTTGAAGTGAGCTATGGCTCCGACCCTTCGGGGCTGGTGTGGGGCTATCTGTTCGGCGTCAGCCCGGAAGCGCTGGCCATCGATTCGGCCGCGGCGCTGGCCTGGATGCGCGACCACGCGGCCAACAATCCATCGCAGTTCATCTGGCTGCACTTCAACCTGTCCAACGCGGCCAGCGAAAAGTGGCTGACCACGCACGCCAACCTGGCCGATGAATTCTACGAGACGCTGCACACCGGCTCGCGTTCGACCCGCATCGAACTGGCCGAAGACACCCTGATCGCGGTGGTCAACGATGTGCTGCACAATTTTTCGTTCGAGGAGTCGGACATTTCGACCCTGTGGGTCAGCGTGGCGCGCAACGTCGTCGTCAGCGCGCGCAGGAAGCCCTTGCAGTCGATCGAACGCGTGCGCCAGGCGGTACGCCAGGGCGAGCCGGTACGCTCCTCGGTCGAACTGCTGATCCACCTGCTGCGCGACCAGGCCGACGTGCTGGTGAAAATCGTGCGCGACGCCGTCGAACGGGTCGACGACATCGAAGACAAGCTGCTGGCCGACCGCCCTACCGCCAAGCGCGAAGATCTGGGCGCCATGCGGCGCGTGCTGGTGCGCCTGCAACGCCTGCTGGCGCCCGAGCCGGCCGCCCTGTTCCGGCTCCTGCAACGCCCGCCCTCGTGGATGGCCGACCTGGACACCCAGGAGCTGCGCGAAGCGACCGAGGAATTCTCGGTCGTGCTGAGCGATATGTCGTCGCTGCAGGAACGCATCAAGCTGCTGCAGGAAGAAATCGCCGCGCGCGTGAGCGAAGAGACGGGCCGCAGCCTGTTCATCCTGACCATCGTGACTGTGCTGGCGCTGCCGATCAACATCATCGCCGGCATGCTGGGCATGAACGTGGGCGGCATTCCGCTGGCGCACCACCCGGCCGGCTTCTGGATCATTGCCGGGATCATCGCCACGTTCACGGTGGTGGCGGGCTGGCTGGTCACGCGTGCGGCGCGGCGCCTGCGTTAG
- the rdgB gene encoding RdgB/HAM1 family non-canonical purine NTP pyrophosphatase yields the protein MTQRLILASNNAGKLKEFGEILAPVGFTLHAQGEFDVPEADEPFATFVENALEKARHASRLTGLPALADDSGVCVNALGGAPGVWSARFAGEPKSDARNNEKLIADLAGHADKSAYYYCVLVFVRHADDPQPVIADGRWNGEIVAEARGTGGFGYDPHFWIPSLGKCTAELSPAEKNALSHRGQALRALVEKLK from the coding sequence ATGACCCAACGCCTTATCCTCGCTTCCAACAACGCCGGCAAACTCAAGGAGTTTGGCGAAATCCTCGCACCCGTAGGCTTTACCCTGCACGCACAGGGCGAATTCGACGTGCCCGAAGCCGACGAGCCGTTCGCCACGTTTGTCGAAAACGCGCTCGAAAAGGCGCGCCACGCGTCGCGCCTGACCGGTTTGCCGGCGCTGGCGGACGATTCGGGCGTCTGCGTCAATGCCCTGGGCGGCGCGCCCGGCGTATGGTCGGCGCGGTTTGCGGGCGAACCGAAATCGGACGCGCGCAACAACGAAAAATTGATCGCCGACCTGGCCGGACACGCCGACAAATCGGCGTACTACTACTGCGTGCTGGTGTTCGTGCGCCACGCGGACGACCCGCAGCCGGTCATTGCCGACGGCCGCTGGAACGGCGAGATCGTCGCCGAGGCGCGCGGCACGGGCGGTTTTGGCTACGATCCGCATTTCTGGATTCCTTCGCTGGGCAAGTGCACCGCCGAGTTGTCGCCAGCGGAGAAAAACGCGCTGTCGCACCGCGGCCAGGCCCTGCGCGCGCTGGTAGAGAAGCTGAAATGA